The Lates calcarifer isolate ASB-BC8 unplaced genomic scaffold, TLL_Latcal_v3 _unitig_315_quiver_1526, whole genome shotgun sequence genome window below encodes:
- the LOC108894365 gene encoding GTP cyclohydrolase 1: MEYHHTSEMNGVVADYFSMCNEPERNSLCREEKHSEDAADSNNLCHIEKAYSTILSELGEDVDREGLLRTPLRAAKAMQFLTKGYKETTQDILNDAIFDENHEEMVIVKDIDLFSLCEHHLVPFYGKAHIAYLPNKKVVGLSKLARIVEIYSRRLQVQERLTKQIASAISEALEPAGVAVVIEAAHMCMVMRGVQKMNASTVTSVMLGRFHDDPEVRTEFLALTMKK, from the exons ATGGAGTATCACCACACCTCAGAGATGAACGGTGTAGTTGCAGATTACTTTAGCATGTGCAACGAGCCTGAACGCAACAGTTTGTGCAGAGAAGAGAAGCACTCCGAGGACGCTGCCGATTCAAACAACCTGTGTCACATTGAGAAAGCTTACAGCACCATACTGAGTGAGCTTGGAGAGGACGTGGACCGGGAGGGACTTTTACGTACACCACTACGAGCAGCCAAAGCCATGCAGTTCCTCACCAAAGGCTACAAAGAAACGACCCAAG ATATCTTGAACGACGCAATCTTTGATGAAAACCATGAAGAGATGGTGATTGTCAAAGACATCgatttgttctctctctgtgaacatCACCTGGTGCCCTTCTATGGCAAG GCTCACATAGCATATCTACCAAACAAGAAAGTGGTTGGTCTCAGCAAACTCGCAAG AATTGTTGAGATCTACAGCAGGAGGCTTCAAG TTCAGGAGCGTCTAACCAAACAGATCGCTTCCGCCATCTCTGAGGCGCTGGAGCCTGCTGGAGTGGCAGTGGTGATTGAGGCTGC ccacaTGTGCATGGTGATGAGAGGTGTGCAGAAGATGAACGCCAGCACTGTTACAAGTGTCATGCTGGGAAGATTTCATGACGATCCCGAAGTCAGGACGGAGTTTCTGGCTCTTACAATGAAGAAGTAA
- the LOC108894366 gene encoding GTP cyclohydrolase 1-like, which produces MEYHHTSEMNGVVADYHSMCNEPERNGLCREEKHSEDAADSNNLCHIEKAYSTILSELGEDVDREGLLRTPLRAAKAMQFLTKGYKETTQDILNDAIFDENHEEMVIVKDIDLFSLCEHHLVPFYGKAHIAYLPNKKVVGLSKLARIVEIYSRRLQVQERLTKQIASAISEALEPAGVAVVIEAAHLCMVMRGVQKMNASTVTSVMLGRFHDDPEVRKEFLALTMKK; this is translated from the exons ATGGAGTATCACCACACCTCAGAGATGAACGGTGTAGTTGCAGATTACCATAGCATGTGCAACGAGCCTGAACGCAACGGTTTGTGCAGAGAAGAGAAGCACTCCGAGGACGCTGCAGATTCAAACAACCTGTGTCACATTGAGAAAGCTTACAGCACCATACTGAGTGAGCTTGGAGAGGACGTGGACCGGGAGGGACTTTTACGTACACCACTACGAGCAGCCAAAGCCATGCAGTTCCTCACCAAAGGCTACAAAGAAACGACCCAAG ATATCTTGAACGACGCAATCTTTGATGAAAACCATGAAGAGATGGTGATTGTCAAAGACATCgatttgttctctctctgtgaacatCACCTGGTGCCCTTCTATGGCAAG GCTCACATAGCATATCTACCAAACAAGAAAGTGGTTGGTCTCAGCAAACTCGCAAG AATTGTTGAGATCTACAGCAGGAGGCTTCAAG TTCAGGAGCGTCTAACCAAACAGATCGCTTCCGCCATCTCTGAGGCGCTGGAGCCTGCTGGAGTGGCAGTGGTGATTGAGGCTGC ccacTTGTGCATGGTGATGAGAGGTGTGCAGAAGATGAACGCCAGCACTGTTACAAGTGTCATGCTGGGAAGATTTCATGACGATCCCGAAGTCAGGAAGGAGTTTCTGGCTCTTACAATGAAGAAGTAA
- the LOC108894367 gene encoding GTP cyclohydrolase 1-like → MEYHHTSEMNGVVADYHSMCNEPERNGLCREEKHSEDAADSNNLCHIEKAYSTILSELGEDVDREGLLRTPLRAAKAMQFLTKGYKETTQDILNDAIFDEDHEEMVIVKDIELFSLCEHHLVPFYGKAHIAYLPNKKVVGLSKLARIVEIYSRRLQVQERLTKQIASAISEALEPAGVAVVIEAAHMCMVMRGVQKMNASTVTSVMLGRFYDDPKARKEFLTLTLKK, encoded by the exons ATGGAGTATCACCACACCTCAGAGATGAACGGTGTAGTTGCAGATTACCATAGCATGTGCAACGAGCCTGAACGCAACGGTTTGTGCAGAGAAGAGAAGCACTCCGAGGACGCTGCAGATTCAAACAACCTGTGTCACATTGAGAAAGCTTACAGCACCATACTGAGTGAGCTTGGAGAGGACGTGGACCGGGAGGGACTTTTACGTACACCACTACGAGCAGCCAAAGCCATGCAGTTCCTCACCAAAGGCTACAAAGAAACGACCCAAG ATATCTTAAACGATGCAATCTTTGATGAAGACCATGAAGAGATGGTGATTGTTAAGGACATCgagctgttctctctctgtgaacatCACCTGGTGCCTTTCTATGGCAAG GCTCATATAGCATACCTCCCAAATAAGAAAGTGGTTGGCCTCAGCAAACTTGCAAG AATTGTTGAGATCTACAGCAGGAGGCTTCAAG TTCAGGAGCGTCTAACCAAACAGATCGCTTCAGCCATCTCTGAGGCGCTGGAGCCTGCTGGAGTGGCAGTGGTGATTGAGGCTGC tcacatgTGCATGGTGATGAGAGGTGTGCAGAAGATGAACGCCAGTACTGTTACCAGTGTCATGCTGGGAAGGTTTTATGATGATCCCAAGGCCAGGAAGGAGTTTCTTACTCTGACACTGAAGAAGTGA